Genomic segment of Nocardiopsis mwathae:
CAGCTGGTCGCGCGGGATGACGTAGGGCAGGCCGGCCGACAGCCCGGACAGGAAGAACCGGTTGATGCTGAGCAGCACCAGCGCGGCCGCGAAGAACAGCGCCCCGTCCGACCCGGCCGCGACGAGGGCCGCGGTGAGCGCGGCCAGTACCGCCTTGATGAGCGAGGAGACCAGAAGGACTTGTCGACGTGACCATCTGTCGATGAAGACACCCGCGAACGGCCCGACGATGGAGAAGGGCAGGAGGAGAACCGCGAACGCGATCGCGACCTCGCCCGCCGTGGTGTGCTGCTCGGGGTTGAAGAAGACGTAGCCGGCCAGTCCCGCCTGGTAGACCCCGTCGCCGAACTGCGAGACCAGCCGGGTGCCGAACAGCCTGCGGAAGCGGGGTCCCCGGATGACCACACGCAGATCGCCGAAGAAGCTCACCGGCCAAGGGTATGGGGCGGGAGGAACCGGACCGCGTGAGGCGTGGGGTCGTGGGGTCGGGCCGGTGCCCCACCACTGCGGACACGAGCCGGGGCCGGAAGGTGGCACACCTTCCGGCCCCGGCTCGCTGATGCGTTGACTCCGCTGTCGCGGGTGGGCTGCTAGCGCTCGATCTCGCCCGCGATGAACTGCTCGACGCGGTCGTGGGCCTCGCTGTCGCTGTACTGCTCCGGCGGGGACTTCATGAAGTAGGAGGAGGCGGAGAGGATCGGGCCGCCGATGCCGCGGTCCTTGGCGATCTTGGCCGCCCGCACCGCGTCGATGATGACGCCGGCCGAGTTGGGCGAGTCCCAGACCTCCAGCTTGTACTCCAGGTTCAGCGGCACGTCACCGAACGCGCGGCCCTCCAGGCGCACGTAGGCCATCTTGCGGTCGTCGAGCCACGGCACGTGGTCCGACGGGCCGATGTGCACCGACCCCGCCTTGAGCTCGTGCGGGATCTGCGAGGTGACCGACTGCGTCTTGGAGATCTTCTTCGACGTGAGCCGCTTGCGCTCCAGCATGTTCAGGAAGTCCATGTTCCCGCCGAAGTTCAGCTGGTACGTGCGGTCCACGACCACGCCGCGGTCCTCGAACAGCTTCGACAGCACGCGGTGCGTGATGGTCGCCCCGACCTGGGACTTGATGTCGTCGCCGACGATCGGAACGCCCGCGTCGGTGAACTTCCGCGCCCACTGTGGGTCGGAGGCGACGAACACCGGCAGCGCGTTGACGAAGGCCACGCCCGCGTCGATGGCGCACTGGGCGTAGAACTTGTCGGCCTCCTCCGAGCCCACCGGCAGGTAGGAGACGAGCACGTCGGCCTTGGCGGCCTTCAGCGCCGCGACCACGTCCACCGCGTCCGCGCTGGACTCCTCGATGGTGTCGCGGTAGTACTCGCCCAGGCCGTCGTAGGTCGGGCCGCGCTGCACCGTGACGCCGGTCGGCGGCACGTCGCAGATCTTGATGGTGTTGTTCTCGCTGGCGGTGATGGCGTCCGCCAGGTCGTGGCCGACCTTCTTGGCGTCGACGTCGAACGCGGCGACGAATTCGATGTCGCGTACGTGGTAGTCACCGAACTGGACGTGCATGAGTCCGGGGACCCGGCTGTCGCGGTCGGCGTCCTTGTAGTACTCGACACCCTGGACGAGCGACGCCGCACAGTTGCCGACGCCCACGATGGCTACTCGTACCGAACCCATTGGTCCTAGCTCCTTCTGATCCGCTCTGTTGTGGACTGCGCCGCCGGTGACCGATCACCGCCGTGCCGATGGCGGTGGCGCCGACACCGGCACACGCTGTCTCGTGTGCCCGTGTCACATGCGATCTTTCGCGCACCACCGCCGGTTCATTGGTCGAGGTCGATGGGGGGTGGTGGGGCACCCGGGCGGGGAGCGACGGGCTCGCCGGTGCCCGGGAGGTCGGTGTGCCGACCGGTCTCGCCGACCGGCCCGGCTTCAAGGCGGGTGCGCTCCTTGCGGATGAGGCCGTCGAGCCAGGCGACCTCCCGCTCCAACGCCTCGGCCCGGTACCTGTTCAGCTCGAAGACGTAGGAGTCGGCCCCCCGCGCGCTCTGCTCCATCCGTTCCCGCAGGCAGTCGAGCCGTTCCAGGAGCCGGTTGCGCCGACCCGCGAGGATGCGCAGCCGCACCTCGGCCCGGGTCCGGCCGAACAGGGTGAAGTGCACGCCGAAGCACTCGTCGTCGTCGGTCGCCGGTCCGCACTCGGCGAGCAGCCGCAGCAGGTGCTCGCGCCCGGCGGGGGTGAGCCGGTAGACGATGCGGGATCGGCGGCCCCGGGCGGGGGCGGCGTCGTCCGTGTCCGACGTCACCAGCCCGGACCGCAGCATCCCCTTCAGACAGGGGTAGAGAGAGCCATACGAGAAGGCGCGGAACGCCCCCAACTCGCAATTGAGGCGTTTACGCAGTTCGTAGCCGTGCATGGGAGCCTCGGCGAGGTGGCCGAGGACGGCGAGTTCGAGGACGCGCGCCCTGCACCCGCTCACGGGCTCACCCCTCTCCCACTGTCCCTGTGTCGACCGCTTCTCTTTGCCACAGCCGTCTGACCGCCGGATCTGTTCCCGCGCGGTCGACCTCTGTATAGAAGATGGCGAGTCAGGCGTTTTGTCGGCAATGCTGCATTCTGACTATATCGCGTCGATATATATCGCTGGGGTGTTGTGTATCTAACACCCGGTCAACGACCTACAAGGGCGCATTGCCTGCGGTGACGCCCCCCTCGCCCATCCGTCGCGGTCCGGATTCGAGAAACGGGCCGCGAACCCGTGGCCGGATGCGGTACAGAGGCCATACCCTGACTCCGACGCGAGCGAGATTCGAACGTGATCGATGAAGCGGCCGCACGGGCGACCCCCGGCCGCCGGGCCGGCGGGCAGCAGAACACCGCCGCTCCCCGACACATCCTTCGGCCCGATGCCGAAGCGCCCGCCCCCATCCCCCGCATCCCCCCGCCGAAGGGGACGTATGCCCGCGGGAGACGCACGCCCCCCTCTCCCGGTCCACCTGTACAGGCCGACCGGCCGCAAGAGCCGCAAGCGAGGACGCGTGAGTACGGATAAACGACGGAGCGCCGACAGGCGCCGCCGGGCCAGCCGCGACGGGAGCGACGGCCGCGGCGGGGTCAAGCGATTCCTGTCCAGGGCCGCCAAGACGCTGCTGGTGACCGGTGCCCTCGGCTTCGTGGCGGGCGT
This window contains:
- a CDS encoding inositol-3-phosphate synthase, giving the protein MGSVRVAIVGVGNCAASLVQGVEYYKDADRDSRVPGLMHVQFGDYHVRDIEFVAAFDVDAKKVGHDLADAITASENNTIKICDVPPTGVTVQRGPTYDGLGEYYRDTIEESSADAVDVVAALKAAKADVLVSYLPVGSEEADKFYAQCAIDAGVAFVNALPVFVASDPQWARKFTDAGVPIVGDDIKSQVGATITHRVLSKLFEDRGVVVDRTYQLNFGGNMDFLNMLERKRLTSKKISKTQSVTSQIPHELKAGSVHIGPSDHVPWLDDRKMAYVRLEGRAFGDVPLNLEYKLEVWDSPNSAGVIIDAVRAAKIAKDRGIGGPILSASSYFMKSPPEQYSDSEAHDRVEQFIAGEIER
- a CDS encoding helix-turn-helix transcriptional regulator; the encoded protein is MSGCRARVLELAVLGHLAEAPMHGYELRKRLNCELGAFRAFSYGSLYPCLKGMLRSGLVTSDTDDAAPARGRRSRIVYRLTPAGREHLLRLLAECGPATDDDECFGVHFTLFGRTRAEVRLRILAGRRNRLLERLDCLRERMEQSARGADSYVFELNRYRAEALEREVAWLDGLIRKERTRLEAGPVGETGRHTDLPGTGEPVAPRPGAPPPPIDLDQ